The region CCAACATTAAATCCTGCCGGTTTTCCCATCAAATCAATTTGGCTTTGTGGAATTGGCATATTAATCATGGCCGGAGTCATTTTCAATTGTACTTCTCCGGAAATAGTTCCTGATGGACTTGAACGGAAATATAAATTTTGCCTTTCGACCAAAAGTCCAAGTCTTTTCAACAGAAACCATCTGTTATTTTCGAATGCTAATTCTCTGGCTGATTCGTCTAAATAATTATTTAATGTCCAAGCTGTCAAATCAAAAGTGGTTACGTTACTTTCAGGATTTCCTGTATAACCTCTTCTTCTAACTTTGTTTAAGTAGGCTAATGCTTTCGTATCATTACCTAAATTGTGATACGCTTCAGAAGCCAATAAATAAGTCTCAGCTACTCTGTAATACATATAATCTTTATAGCTGTTTGAAGTCATTGGTAATTTTTCTGAATCGTGGTATTTCTTTAAACTCCAGTGCCAGGCTCTGTAATTTCCGTTTGGTGCTGCAATCGCCGGATTGGTAATTGGCTGTCCGAATTTTGGATTACCTGGAACGTTGATTTTATAGTCCTGATAATTATCTGAATAATAATAAGTTTTAAATCTTAAATCATTTGCCTGATCGTACAATGATTTTAAGTAATTGTTTGGATAAAACCAACCTAAAGCCTGACCTCCGTAGGCAACGTCCTGAACCAATTCGCTTGTATTTAATTCGTAAGTTCTGTGCGTGAAAACACTGCTTAACCAGGAACCTCCGCCTCCTGCTAAATCATCACTTGGTCCTAATAAGAAATCTTTTTGATAGGTAAACAGTGATTCTTTATGATTTCCATTTTGTCCCCAAACATCTGCTAAAGCAACTAAACCGTGAGTTCCATCATTTATAATTGCATCAAATTGTGCTGCCGCTTCTGCCCAGTCTTGCTGCCATAAAGCGCTTTTACCACGAATGTGTCTTGCAACTCCCTGGCCGTAACGTCCCGGATCAACTTTAAAAGGAAGATTGGCAATTGCATAATCCAGATCTCCATCTATTAATTTGTACACATCTGCATCGCTTGCTACTTTGTATTCAACCGGATCGTTGATGTTTTGTGGTGTTGTTGGAATTGTATCAATCAAAATTCCGCCATACATTTGTTTTAAATCCAAATACAATTCACCTCTAATTACTCTTGCCTGCGCGACTAATCTTTTCTTCGCCGCTTCATCCATTTTTATAGATCTTGCCGAAGTAATAATAGCCGAGCATCTGTCAATGATTTTATATCCCTGAATCCATTTTGAACCTGTATAAGATTGCGGATTATGACCGGTTCCATAAGGCGTATTCCAGGTTCTGTGCAATCCCAAATCGGTTGCTACCATAAAGAATACATTGGCCCACAAATCATTATTATCTCCGGATGGCAGATTATAATAACGCATCTGATTGTAAAGTGCATTAACCCCAACTTCTAAACCTGCCGGAGAATTGTAGATATAATCTACAGAAACTTGATCTTTTACGGTTTCCTCCAGAAAATCTTCGCACGAAGTAAGTCCTAAGGAAAGTCCGAAAATCAAAACAAATAGAAAATTTATATTTTTCATGATCTTGTTATTTTTTATTTACTGAATGTCTTAAACCTTTTTGTTAGAAACCTACCTGTAAGCCTATAACACAAGTAACAGGTTCCGGATAATCACTAATTTCTTTTTCTGGGCTGTAAGACTGATAATCTGTAAGGGTAACCAAATTACTTCCTGTAACATAAAGTCTCATATTACTTAAGCCTAATGGTTTCAGCGTACTTTCAGGGAATTTAAATCCAACAGAAACGTTTTGCAAACGAATGTATGAGGCATCTTGCAATCCTAAAGTATTAATGTATGGCGGATCATTTCCGTCTCTCGGTCTCGGCCAGTTTCCTCCCGGGTTTTCAGGTGTCCAATAATCTTGTTTGATTCCGTTTTTAACCCCTCTTAAAGAACCTCCACGAACATAATCATACAAGAATAAGTTGTCTCTCGTAACACCCTGAACGGTATAAATATCTGCTGAGAAATCAAATTGTTTGTATTCTAAAGCCAAAGAGAAAGTTCCGAACCAATCCGGCATTTTAGAAGTAATCACTCTGTCCTGATCCGGATTTGGATTCGCTCCGTTTGACGGATCGGCATCCCACAATTTTATATCTCCCGGATACAAAGTTGTTCCTGTAACCAATGGAATATTTTCACCTTCCTGATAAATTCCAACTGCTTTATATCTATAATACACGTCAATTGGTTTTCCAATGAACCATAAGTTTCCAACGGCATCATCTTCTCTTCCGTCACCGTCTGCATCTTTTCCGTAGATGCTTACAATACTGTTTTTGTTTTTAGTAAACGTGGCTCCCAGATTCAGTCTAAAATCTTTTGTTTTAATTACATCGCCATTCAAAGTCACTTCCAAACCTTTATTGTTGACTTTTCCAATATTAGAAAGTTTGGTCGTGTAACCTGTATTCGCGTTAAGCGTTTCATAAATCAATAAATCTGAAGTATCGGTATTGTAAACCTCAACTGTTCCATTCAATCTATTTTTGAATAAACCGAAATCGGCAGCAAGGTTTAATTGTGTTGAAGTTTCCCATCTTAAATCCGGATTCGATAATTGTGAACCCGGTACATAACCCGAAACTTTTACACCATTAATAATGTAATCTCTCTGTGTCGCTGTCGCCATACTCTGATATGGATCTTTCGGCTGGTTACCTACTTTACCATAAC is a window of Flavobacterium crocinum DNA encoding:
- a CDS encoding RagB/SusD family nutrient uptake outer membrane protein, with translation MKNINFLFVLIFGLSLGLTSCEDFLEETVKDQVSVDYIYNSPAGLEVGVNALYNQMRYYNLPSGDNNDLWANVFFMVATDLGLHRTWNTPYGTGHNPQSYTGSKWIQGYKIIDRCSAIITSARSIKMDEAAKKRLVAQARVIRGELYLDLKQMYGGILIDTIPTTPQNINDPVEYKVASDADVYKLIDGDLDYAIANLPFKVDPGRYGQGVARHIRGKSALWQQDWAEAAAQFDAIINDGTHGLVALADVWGQNGNHKESLFTYQKDFLLGPSDDLAGGGGSWLSSVFTHRTYELNTSELVQDVAYGGQALGWFYPNNYLKSLYDQANDLRFKTYYYSDNYQDYKINVPGNPKFGQPITNPAIAAPNGNYRAWHWSLKKYHDSEKLPMTSNSYKDYMYYRVAETYLLASEAYHNLGNDTKALAYLNKVRRRGYTGNPESNVTTFDLTAWTLNNYLDESARELAFENNRWFLLKRLGLLVERQNLYFRSSPSGTISGEVQLKMTPAMINMPIPQSQIDLMGKPAGFNVGYN